The genomic stretch GCAGCGCGTGATTGCGGAAAATCCGGAGGACGCACAGGCGGCAACCGAATACGACCGGCTGCGCCTCTACGCCATCAACCGCCAACGCGATACGCTGGAGGAATTGCGCAGCAACGGCACGATCGGCGATGAAGCCTATCACCGGCTGGAGGAAGAGATCGACTGGGCGGAACTGGCGGCGTCGCCGGCGGGCCGGTTCCAGCCATTGACGACGGATTAGAAGGTCGTGCAGGGGGAGGCTTCTGGCACAAGCCGCTGCCGTTCCCCTGCACATTGCACTCAATCACTCGAGCCGCTACTGCCATCACCGAAGGTGAGCCGGATAAGCAATGAAGCTGGTCAGCTACAACATCCAGTACGGGTTCGGCAGCGACGGCCGTTACGATCTTTCGCGCGTGGTGCGCATCGTTGACGGCGCCGACATCATTGCCTTGCAGGAGGTGGAGCGGCACTGGCAGCGCAGCCATTTCGACGACCAGCCGGAACTGCTGTCGCGCCTGCTGCCCGGGTATCACTGGGTCTACGGCCCGGCCTTCGACATGGATGCCAGCGAGCTGCGGGACGGCCGCCTGATCAGCCGGCGCCGGCAGTTCGGTACCATGGTTCTGTCGAAGCTGCCGATCGTTTGGTCGCGGCTCCATGCACTGCCGATGCGCCGCACGCTCAGGCCGCTCAACACGCGCAACGCCGCCCTCGAATGCATGATCCGCACGCAGGCCGGCCCGGTGCGGGTGCTGTCGCTGCATCTTGCCCATATCGCCGCCGAGGAGCGGCTGGAGCAGATCGACTATCTGCTGGCCGAACACCGCCGGGCGCCGTCCGAAGGCGGGCCATGGAGCGGCATCGACGACGAGCCCTCGCGCAACTGGACCAGCGGCGAGACCGAGCCGGAAAACCCGCTTGCGGCGATCTGGATGGGCGATTTCAACATGGAGCCGGGCAGCGCCGAATACCGCCGCATCGTCGGCAGCACACCCTATCATCGGGGTGCCGCCTATCTCGACGGCTTCGTCGATGCCGCCGCCGTGGCGATCGAACCGGCCGACGACTTCCACACGCATGAGAAGATCATCGACGGCAGGCTGGCAAAGCGCCGGCTCGACCACTGTTTCGTCGGCGGGATGTTCGCGGGGCGGGTGCGCTCGGTCGCATCAGATATAGGCGAAGTGGCGTCCGACCATTTCCCGGTCCGGATCGACATCGATCTCGAGACGCCGCTCGGCTAGGGAGGTCGATAGACCCGCAATGACGCTTTTCGTCTTCTTCGCGGTGCTTGCCGCGGCCGCCATGCACGCGATCTGGAACGCGTTGGTCAAAATCCATCTCGACCGCTTCCTGTCGATCACGCTGATGACATTGGGCATGGGCGCCGCCGCGCTCGTGGTGCTGCCTTTCGTCGAGGTCCCGAAGGCCGAGGTCTGGCCCTACATCATCGCCTCCGTCATTTTCCATATGGGCTACCGCACCTTCCTGATCGGCGCCTACCAGGCCGGCGATTTTGCCCAGACCTATCCGCTGGCGCGCGGCACCGCACCCTTGCTGGCGGCGATTGGCGGCATGTTCGTCGTCGCCGAAGTGCCGGCGCCGCTTGCCATAGTCGGCATCCTGCTTTTGTCGGCCGGCACGCTGGTGATGTCGTTTCGCGGCGGCGCGCATCTGGAGAAGCTCAACCTGCGCGCCGTTGGCTTTGCCTTCGGCACATCTGTCTTCATCGCCAGCTATACGCTGTCCGACGGCAGCGGCGCACGGCTGGCGGCAACGGCGCAGAGCTATGCCGCATGGCTGTTCATCTGCGATGCCTTTGGCGCGCTGGTGCTGTGCCTCGCCGTCCGCGGGCCCAAGGCGCTTCCCGTGCTGGCGCGCGACTGGAAG from Mesorhizobium sp. 113-3-3 encodes the following:
- a CDS encoding endonuclease/exonuclease/phosphatase family protein; its protein translation is MKLVSYNIQYGFGSDGRYDLSRVVRIVDGADIIALQEVERHWQRSHFDDQPELLSRLLPGYHWVYGPAFDMDASELRDGRLISRRRQFGTMVLSKLPIVWSRLHALPMRRTLRPLNTRNAALECMIRTQAGPVRVLSLHLAHIAAEERLEQIDYLLAEHRRAPSEGGPWSGIDDEPSRNWTSGETEPENPLAAIWMGDFNMEPGSAEYRRIVGSTPYHRGAAYLDGFVDAAAVAIEPADDFHTHEKIIDGRLAKRRLDHCFVGGMFAGRVRSVASDIGEVASDHFPVRIDIDLETPLG
- a CDS encoding EamA family transporter; protein product: MTLFVFFAVLAAAAMHAIWNALVKIHLDRFLSITLMTLGMGAAALVVLPFVEVPKAEVWPYIIASVIFHMGYRTFLIGAYQAGDFAQTYPLARGTAPLLAAIGGMFVVAEVPAPLAIVGILLLSAGTLVMSFRGGAHLEKLNLRAVGFAFGTSVFIASYTLSDGSGARLAATAQSYAAWLFICDAFGALVLCLAVRGPKALPVLARDWKTGLFTGVLSGAAYWIVMWAMTKAPIASVASLRETSILFAMLISVYALGEKMTGWRGAAALSIVAGVIALRLG